A genomic region of Populus nigra chromosome 11, ddPopNigr1.1, whole genome shotgun sequence contains the following coding sequences:
- the LOC133668643 gene encoding putative pentatricopeptide repeat-containing protein At1g12700, mitochondrial, which yields MTTFMPRVSRRATTLYTRSMKVPFSGSAGCSEWPLSDLILLSSSSSSTTSSSRRQNDKVGSFNFRMNIDDALATFHHMIHLHPLPFVVEFNKLLSAIVRMGHYETVITLSKQMELAGKAAQAVEFLNDFVARGYQPHVHTYTAIIKGLWLQPNFQIYTTIINALRKVGLVDEAFEAFRKMEEDGYSPDEWSYNVIIRGFLQHKDASRAVQLIGEMRDKGFLADAHTKALFLLHLQYITSVLGKWNH from the exons ATGACCACATTTATGCCAAGAGTGTCTAGAAGGGCAACAACATTATATACAAGGTCCATGAAGGTCCCTTTCTCTGGTTCAGCTGGCTGTTCAGAGTGGCCATTATCAGATCTTATACTTCTTTCGTCATCTTCTTCAAGCACCACATCTAGCAGTAGAAGACAAAATGACAAAGTgggttcttttaattttaggatGAACATCGATGATGCCTTAGCTACCTTCCATCACATGATTCATTTGCATCCTCTGCCTTTTGTTGTcgaattcaataaattattgtCTGCAATTGTTAGAATGGGACATTATGAGACTGTGATTACTCTTTCCAAACAAATGGAATTAGCTGGTAAGGCTGCTCAAGCCGTGGAATTCTTAAATGACTTTGTGGCAAGAGGGTATCAACCTCATGTCCACACTTATACTGCGATTATCAAAGGCTTAT GGTTGCAGCCTAATTTTCAGATATACACTACAATAATAAATGCACTTCGCAAAGTAGGATTGGTAGATGAAGCATTCGAAGCTTTCCGAAAGATGGAAGAGGATGGCTACTCTCCAGATGAATGGTCTTATAATGTTATTATCCGAGGATTTCTCCAGCATAAGGATGCATCAAGGGCAGTGCAACTTATTGGTGAAATGAGAGACAAAGGGTTCTTAGCAGATGCCCACACCAAAGCCTTG TTCCTGCTTCACCTGCAGTACATCACATCAGTTCTAGGAAAATGGAATCATTAG
- the LOC133668211 gene encoding ethylene-responsive transcription factor ERF054-like, translating to MDSAKNNTGKSKKGVVDETQRLAMDQDWQLDRGRKEADISFERRQWKPVFGEASLSDRPSKKIRSPERQEQTQSSAYLAHQLPPSFSVSSSSASTLSLYPPSLSSSPVSSSSSRLQFPFAFEGSNQPVQFHQQVGTNPSSTIFRPPSQVAQNQQQMISFGQNQQYGIAYPQFFAGESALANQQQQQQQLFQYWNDALNLSPRGRMMMMNRLGPNGRPLFRPPIQPINTTKLYRGVRQRHWGKWVAEIRLPRNRTRLWLGTFDNAEDAALAYDREAFKLRGENARLNFPELFLNKDKETSTAPSSSVSSPPNPNQSSMPKQAQEGLNLQVETMPPPPPPEQPRGDHPDDDSGLGSSGATVSDEVQAVGSSGGEGTSGSQELMWGDMAEAWYNAIQAGWGPGSPVWDDLDTTNNFLLQSHLPFVTPNQQQFSDSSDLQRQQDNMGSASSSSSSSFPTKPFFWKDQD from the coding sequence ATGGATTCAGCTAAGAATAACACTGGAAAATCCAAGAAGGGTGTTGTTGATGAAACTCAAAGGCTGGCAATGGACCAAGATTGGCAGCTTGATAGAGGCAGAAAAGAAGCTGATATTAGCTTTGAGAGGCGGCAATGGAAGCCGGTTTTTGGTGAAGCTTCCTTGTCGGATAGGCCTTCCAAAAAAATCCGTAGCCCTGAACGTCAAGAACAAACTCAATCCTCTGCATATTTAGCTCATCAATTACCACcttctttctctgtttcttcTAGCTCTGCCTCTACTCTGTCTTTATATCCTCCTTCTTTGTCGTCTTCGCCTGTGTCATCTTCAAGTTCAAGACTTCAGTTTCCTTTTGCCTTTGAAGGGTCTAATCAACCTGTTCAATTCCACCAGCAAGTTGGAACAAACCCTTCATCAACTATCTTTCGTCCACCATCTCAAGTTGCACAGAATCAGCAGCAAATGATTTCTTTTGGTCAAAACCAGCAATATGGCATTGCATATCCTCAGTTTTTTGCTGGAGAATCTGCATTGGCtaaccagcagcagcagcagcagcagctgttTCAGTACTGGAATGACGCATTGAACTTAAGTCCGAGAggaaggatgatgatgatgaacagGCTGGGGCCAAATGGGAGGCCATTGTTTAGGCCACCGATTCAGCCTATAAATACAACAAAGCTTTATAGGGGAGTGAGGCAAAGGCATTGGGGAAAATGGGTTGCTGAGATTCGTCTCCCTCGAAATAGGACTCGCCTTTGGCTAGGCACATTTGACAATGCAGAAGATGCTGCCTTAGCTTATGATCGCGAGGCTTTTAAGTTGAGAGGAGAGAATGCTAGGCTGAATTTCCCTGAACTTTTCCtcaacaaagataaagaaacttCCACAGCTCCAAGTTCATCAGTTTCTTCTCCACCGAACCCCAATCAAAGTTCAATGCCAAAACAAGCCCAGGAAGGCCTTAACTTGCAGGTGGAAACCatgccgccgccgccgccgccagaACAGCCCCGAGGAGACCATCCTGATGATGATTCCGGGTTGGGTTCAAGTGGGGCTACGGTGAGTGATGAGGTTCAGGCAGTGGGGTCCAGTGGAGGGGAAGGCACTTCGGGGTCTCAGGAATTGATGTGGGGAGACATGGCAGAAGCTTGGTATAATGCTATTCAAGCAGGTTGGGGTCCAGGGAGTCCTGTGTGGGACGATTTGGACACcactaacaattttttattacaatcaCACCTTCCTTTTGTTACTCCAAATCAACAGCAGTTTAGTGATTCTTCTGATCTCCAGAGACAACAAGACAACATGGgctcagcttcttcttcttcttcctcttccttccCCACGAAGCCATTCTTCTGGAAGGATCAAGATTGA